GTGCTGGGGATAGTATTTCAGATACCGCTGGTCATGCTGCTCCTGGTGAAGATCGGGGTCTGCCGCGCGGAAGACTACATCACGCATCGAAGGTCTATCCTGCTGGGCGTCTTTGTTCTGGCGGCCATCGTTACCCCGCCCGACCCGTTCAGCCAGGTGTCCACGGCAGTACCGATGGTGGGGTTGTATGAGCTGGGTATCCTGCTTGTGAAACCCTCGCGGACGTCCATTATGTATGCCGTGGGGGTGGTGGCCGTAGTGTTACTGCTGGTGTTCGGCGTGTACTCGTACTTTACTAGGCTGGAGTTGGGCAGGGTCGGTCACAGCGACGGCACGGTTACCCTGTCCGGTCCGAGAGACGAATCCACCCGCGGCCTCCGCAGGGGCGCCGAGGTCCATACGGGCGGCAGCTCACGCACCACCCTCTCGCTCACGGACGATACACGCGTCCACGTGAACCAGCAGTCTTGGCTGACCATATCAGGCAAGAGGACCTTGAATCTCCATGAGGGGGAAATCCTCCTGAACGTGCGGGAGGGCGGCGGCGCCTTTGTAGTGAGCACCCCGAGCGGACGTGTAAACGTGGAAGAGGATGTAAAAGGAGGCGGAGCGGGCAGAGGCATAGCAGCGGATATTAAGGCCCGCAACGATACTCTGGTCGTTACTATGATAAGGGGCATCGCCACCGTCTTTGCGGAGGGGGAGCGGCACACCGTACGCGCAGGACGTCAGCTCACCCTCTCCCCCGGCGGCCAACCCGTCGACGTAGGTGAGATAACGGATTGGGCAAGGAAGCTAGAGACATCGAAAGAACAACGATAGCAACCAGCTTGAAGCCACGCTGGCTACTAGTTCTATAATACTATTATGAAGATTGAAATCATTATAGCGATAAGTGCTTTAGTTATTTCTGTTGCAGGGTGGATAGTTGCTCACTTTCTAACTATTAAAGCTCGCAAGAAGAGTTTTTTAAATGAAGTTACTGATAACGCACGACTTGAAATTACAAAGGCCATTAGGGATTATCAAAACTGGCTTAATAAAATTAGCACTGAAATTAGTGGATTACGTTTTAGGATTACAGAGGAGGAAGATAACCGTCCAGTTGATTGGACAAGCGTAAGTAGTGAGTTTGGACAGCTACTCTATGAGGGAAACCATTCCTTACGATGGATATTTTGTTTAGAAGAATACGAGGTTTTATTTCCTAAAACAGCTGGTTTGCGGAGAGAATTAGTCGGTAAGGACCGTAAGATAGGAGAAGATTTAAGCTCTCTTTCAGCCGAACTAATTCATATTTCTTTACTGTCAACTCCGTTAGAAAAAAGAAAAGAGGTTGTGAAGAAGGCACAGAAGGAAAGCACCGCTATATGTGACCAGGTAACACTGATGGAGGACTTTCTAATTTATCTACAAAATTTCTGCTTGAGTTCCATTACAGGGAATAAGATACCAGAGAGAGAACCAAAAGATCCGTCAGTTCCACGAATTGTTCAAGATGAGAATGGAAATCTACGCATAGTTCCCGGTGAAACTTCAACTGGCAAGAAATGATTCTTAGTTATGTACAGCTCACGCCGCCTGCAGTTGAGACTTGGCGGTCTCGAAGACCTTGTCGAACGACTGGGGGTCGTTTACGGCCATCTCGGCGAGTTGTTTGCGGTCTATCTCTACGCCGGCCTTGATGAGGCCGCTCATGAACAGGCTGTAGGAGAGGCCGCGCTCCCTGGCGGCGGCGTTTATGCGGATTACCCAGAGCTTGCGGAACTGGCGCTTGCGGGCCTTCCTGTCGCGGTAGGCGTAGGCGCCCGCCCTGAGGAGGGTTTCTTTGGCTTTACCGTAAAGGTTCTTCCGCCCCCCCCAGAAGCCCTCGGCTTCTTTCAGGATTCTCTTCCTTCCGCGTTTCTTGGCCGCTCCTTTTTTGGCCCTTGGCATTTGACCTTCTCTCCCTTCTAAAACAGGCCGGTTTGGTTTGAAGTGGTTACGTGTGTCACCAGCTTGCAACCCCTCCCGTGTTACCTGCCTGAGAAATCCTTTTTAGCGTTACACGGCCGGTTATTGACCTAAAAGCCGTCTTATCTTCCGGGCCACGGTGCCTTCGATAATGCCCTTTGTCCTCAGTTGACGGCCCCGTTTGCCGTTCTTTGTGGACATGAGGTGGCTTGTATAGGCCCTCCGGTGCTTTATCTTTCCGCTGGCGGTGACCTTTACTCTCTTCGCGAGTCCCCTGTGTGTTTTTGCTTTCGGCATCTGCCCAAAAAACCTTTCAGGATTGTTAGTGTTTTTCCTTGGGTGCCAGTATCATTCCCATGCGGCGCCCGTCCATGGTCGGCATCTTTTCAACCTTGGCTATGTCGTCAAGCTCATTCGCGAACTCCATCAACTTATCTCTTGCGCCTTCCATGTGCGCGCGCTCTCTGCCGCGAAACAACATATTTACCAAAACCTTGTGCCTCTTTTCAAGGAATTTCCTGGCCTTATTAATTTTTGTTGTTCTGTCGCCCAGGCCAGTCTTGGGTCTCAGCCTCATTTCCTTCAGATGTGTGGTGTGCGGTTTGTTGTGGGTTTTCTTTTGTTTATACTTAAATTTGCCGTAATTCATCAGCCGGCAGACGGGCGGGGTAGCCTCGCGGGCCACCTCTACAAGGTCCAGATCCCCCTCCTTCGCCTTTTCCAGCGCCTCCTTGAAGGGAACTATGCCCAGCTGTTCGCCGGACTCGCTGATAAGTCTCACCTCTCTTGCAGTAATCCGTTCGTTTATCCGTGATCTAAATGAAATAGAGAGTCACCTCGCTTTACTTAAAGGGTTATAGATGTTAATTACGCCTTTTCTTTAATCTCTTTGTGCAGGCGTTCCAGGAGTTCTTCAATGGCACACTGTCCTTCGTCGCCGTTCTTGCGGCTCCTGACGGATACCAGTTTGCCGTCCATTTCCTTGCCGCCGACTATCAGGAGATAGGGGACCTTTTCGAGGATTCCCTGTCTTATCTTATAGCCGACCCGCTGGTTTGTGTTGTCACATTCCGCCCTCAGGCCTTCCTGGTCGAGTTTTTTCTTTATAGCGCGGGCATAATCATTGACGGCGTCTGAGACGGGCAGCACCTTTACCTGCACGGGCGCGAGCCACAACGGGAAGGCCCCGCCGTAGTGCTCTATCAGGTTGCCCAGGAAGCGTTCCATGGCGCCCAGCACCGTGCGGTGTACCATTACCACCCTGTGTTCCTTGCCGTCGGGACCTACGTAATGGACGTCAAAGCGTTCCGGGAGGTTGAAATCCACCTGGATGGTCGGTCCCTGCCAGCCCCTGCCGAGGGCGTCTTTCACCTTGATGTCTATGGAAGGGCCGTAAAACTTGGCCTCTCCCTCACCCAGGTAGTAGGGCAGGTCTTTTATCTCAAGGGCCCTCTTTAGGGCCTGCTCGGCCATGCCCCAGGTCTCGTCAGAACCGATATATTTCCCCTTTTCTCCCTTACCCCTGACGGCCAGCTCTATCTCGTATTCCTTAAAACCAAAGGAGGTGAGCATGTGGTCGGCCAGCTCTATCACCCCGACGATCTCCTCCTCCAACTGCTCTGGCGTGCAGAATATGTGGGCGTCGTCCTGAGTGAACCCCCTGACACGGAGGAGTCCGTGGAGCACCCCGGAGCGTTCGTATCTGTAGACCGTGCCCATCTCCGCGAACCTCAACGGGAGGTCGCGGTAGCTCCTCATTTCGGACTTGAAGATGAGGATGTGGAAGGGGCAGTTCATGGGTTTTACCAGATACTCGGCGGCATCCATCTCAAAGGGACTGAACATGCTCTCGCTGTAGAAGTCCCAGTGGCCGCTGGTGTGCCATAGTCCGGACTTTGCGATGTGCGGGCTGTAGACAATCTCATAGCCCCTCTTGTAATGCTCCTCGCGCCAGAAGTCTTCTATTACGTTGCGGATGCGTGCGCCCTTCGGGTGCCAGAGCACAAGACCGGGGCCGACGTCTTCCTGGATGCTGTAGAGGTCCAGGTCCTTTCCCAGGCGTCTGTGGTCGCGCTTCTTTACCTCCTCGAGCAATTTTAGATATTTATCAAGTTCCTTCTGCCGGAAGAACGCCGTGCCGTATATACGCTGGAGCATAGGGTTTGTTTCTTTGCCCCTCCAGTACGCCCCCGCCACACTGAGGAGCTTAAACGCGGAGACGCGGCCTGAACTGGGTATGTGCGGACCGCGACAGAGGTCCATGAACTCCCCCTGCGCGTAGAAGCTTACCTCTTCTCCCGGGTCAATGTTATTGATTAGCTCTAACTTGTAGGGCTGACGTTCCACGTCCATCTTTTTTATGGCCTCGTCCCTGGGCAGGGCCTCTCTGTGAAAGGTTAGGTTCTCGTTGATGATCTTTTTCATCTCCGCTTCTACGTTCTCCAGGTCTTTTTGGGTCAGCGGCCGCTCAAGGTGAAAGTCATAGTAAAAGCCGTTCTCTATGGTGGGGCCGATGCCCAGCTTTGCCCCGGAGAAGAGCCTGCATACGGCCTGTGCCATTATGTGAGCGGTACTGTGGCGGAGTATGTCCAAGGCCTCCGGTGAGTCCTCGGTGACTATGGAGAGCGATGTGTCGTGAGTGAGCGGGGCGTTTAGGTCGACCAGCGTGCCGTTGGTCTTCCCCGCGATAGCCCTCTTCTTGAAGGGGTCGCCCAGATCTTCAGCGACCTCACCAACAGTGGTTCTCTCTTGATAAGTCTTTTCTATACCGTCCGGTAAAACTACCTTTATCATACACTCCCGCAAGAATTTTCCGCGTGGTGGGCGATAGTGGACTCGAACCACCGACCTCTTGCTTGTCGAGCAAGCGCTCTAGCCAACTGAGCTAATCGCCCAATAGAACAGGACATAGTGAAAAATGCTATCACAAAGGATTTTAGGTGTCAAGTGGGAAAAACTTTCCAGGGTGATGTGCCGGTAAGCCAATAACACTTGTTGTCACAAATACTTAGCTAGCGCAACGCCTGTCTCCCAAATGCCCTTCTCAGGGACATCAGCATCTCTCTCAGGACCAGGCGTTTGTCCTCAAGGCATTTGAGGTGAAACGGCAGCACACAGCCGCAGCGAGAGCAGTCGGCCATGGGGCCCATCATGCAGGGTTTTTTCTCACGGCCCTGGGGGTCGAAACAGAAAGACACCTGACGGAAGAGACAATCACGGGTTATGTCCTGACACCTGTCGGACCTCATCATCTCGAACGCCTCGTTAGGAAGGAAGATGAAGTCGCCGTGCTTGTCCTTTAGCCTTATGAGGTCGTCTATAATCTTGTCTCTCAGCTCCCAGTGCGGCCACAGGTCATCGTTTTCGAGGCCCTTTACCGGGGTGTAAAACTGGAAGAGCACACCCTTTACACCACCCCTCTCGCGCCATTCATCCACGAAGGCCTCCACGCCGGTGTGGTTCTCCGCGGTTATTACCATAGAGAGTAATATCTTCAGGTCGGGCCGGTTAATGTTTTTTGTTATTCTGTCATACGTGCCTGCGCCGCGCATGGAATCGTGCATGTCGCGGGGTCCGTCCAGGGAAACGTAGAAATTTACGTCGGGCCAGCAGGGCAGTTCTATCGTCCCGTTGGTGGTGACCATGTTTGATCTGAAATACCCCATACCCCTTTCGATCAGGCTCTTCCTGAGGAGCGGTTCTCCGCCAATCCAGGAACACTGATAAAACGGAAAGCCCTCTTTTTTCAGCCCCTCGAATTTCTCTATCCATTCGTCGTCTGTCAGTTCGGGTTCTGACTCGTAGTCGTGGGCGTAGAAGTAGCAATGACGGCAACGGAGGTTGCAGCGGTTGGTTACGTCTATTGAGCCGATTGCCCCTTTGGGTTTGCCGAAGATGTCAAAACGTGCGAGGTCATAGACCTTAAACAGGAACTTCGCCTTCTCCCTGCCAATTATCCGGCTTGAGATATTAAAGAGGCTGTCCCGCATGTCTTTCGGCTCTTTTAAGGCCGTTTCCGGTATTCTTTTTTCTTTTATGCTTACCATAATCAGTCTGGTGCGCGCCT
The genomic region above belongs to Candidatus Bathyanammoxibius amoris and contains:
- the tatC gene encoding twin-arginine translocase subunit TatC, which codes for MPAEKTGTAAKEPRFTLGEHLEELRTRVILCVICLLVCFIVCWIFKADLLKLAGRPHSLTMEGLGLPTNLNVISYQEGFFAYLKLCLLSAFFLAYPFMIYQAWLFVGVGLYTHERRYVKIFLPISFVAFVTGALFGYLFLIPICLYFLITILGSAVEPIITMSQYISLIFLLTVVLGIVFQIPLVMLLLVKIGVCRAEDYITHRRSILLGVFVLAAIVTPPDPFSQVSTAVPMVGLYELGILLVKPSRTSIMYAVGVVAVVLLLVFGVYSYFTRLELGRVGHSDGTVTLSGPRDESTRGLRRGAEVHTGGSSRTTLSLTDDTRVHVNQQSWLTISGKRTLNLHEGEILLNVREGGGAFVVSTPSGRVNVEEDVKGGGAGRGIAADIKARNDTLVVTMIRGIATVFAEGERHTVRAGRQLTLSPGGQPVDVGEITDWARKLETSKEQR
- the rplT gene encoding 50S ribosomal protein L20; translation: MPRAKKGAAKKRGRKRILKEAEGFWGGRKNLYGKAKETLLRAGAYAYRDRKARKRQFRKLWVIRINAAARERGLSYSLFMSGLIKAGVEIDRKQLAEMAVNDPQSFDKVFETAKSQLQAA
- the rpmI gene encoding 50S ribosomal protein L35; its protein translation is MPKAKTHRGLAKRVKVTASGKIKHRRAYTSHLMSTKNGKRGRQLRTKGIIEGTVARKIRRLLGQ
- the infC gene encoding translation initiation factor IF-3, which gives rise to MNERITAREVRLISESGEQLGIVPFKEALEKAKEGDLDLVEVAREATPPVCRLMNYGKFKYKQKKTHNKPHTTHLKEMRLRPKTGLGDRTTKINKARKFLEKRHKVLVNMLFRGRERAHMEGARDKLMEFANELDDIAKVEKMPTMDGRRMGMILAPKEKH
- the thrS gene encoding threonine--tRNA ligase, translated to MIKVVLPDGIEKTYQERTTVGEVAEDLGDPFKKRAIAGKTNGTLVDLNAPLTHDTSLSIVTEDSPEALDILRHSTAHIMAQAVCRLFSGAKLGIGPTIENGFYYDFHLERPLTQKDLENVEAEMKKIINENLTFHREALPRDEAIKKMDVERQPYKLELINNIDPGEEVSFYAQGEFMDLCRGPHIPSSGRVSAFKLLSVAGAYWRGKETNPMLQRIYGTAFFRQKELDKYLKLLEEVKKRDHRRLGKDLDLYSIQEDVGPGLVLWHPKGARIRNVIEDFWREEHYKRGYEIVYSPHIAKSGLWHTSGHWDFYSESMFSPFEMDAAEYLVKPMNCPFHILIFKSEMRSYRDLPLRFAEMGTVYRYERSGVLHGLLRVRGFTQDDAHIFCTPEQLEEEIVGVIELADHMLTSFGFKEYEIELAVRGKGEKGKYIGSDETWGMAEQALKRALEIKDLPYYLGEGEAKFYGPSIDIKVKDALGRGWQGPTIQVDFNLPERFDVHYVGPDGKEHRVVMVHRTVLGAMERFLGNLIEHYGGAFPLWLAPVQVKVLPVSDAVNDYARAIKKKLDQEGLRAECDNTNQRVGYKIRQGILEKVPYLLIVGGKEMDGKLVSVRSRKNGDEGQCAIEELLERLHKEIKEKA
- a CDS encoding radical SAM protein; its protein translation is MVSIKEKRIPETALKEPKDMRDSLFNISSRIIGREKAKFLFKVYDLARFDIFGKPKGAIGSIDVTNRCNLRCRHCYFYAHDYESEPELTDDEWIEKFEGLKKEGFPFYQCSWIGGEPLLRKSLIERGMGYFRSNMVTTNGTIELPCWPDVNFYVSLDGPRDMHDSMRGAGTYDRITKNINRPDLKILLSMVITAENHTGVEAFVDEWRERGGVKGVLFQFYTPVKGLENDDLWPHWELRDKIIDDLIRLKDKHGDFIFLPNEAFEMMRSDRCQDITRDCLFRQVSFCFDPQGREKKPCMMGPMADCSRCGCVLPFHLKCLEDKRLVLREMLMSLRRAFGRQALR